The nucleotide window GCCCTCGCCCCCCAGAGCCTGGTAGAACGCACCCAGCACGCGGCGGTGGTTGATCTTAATGGTGTGCTCCGTGAGGCCCAGCGTGTTCAGCACTTCCGACATCATCAGCACGATTTCGGCCTCGCAGAGCAGCGAGTCGGTGCCTACCACGTCGGCGTCGCACTGGTAAAATTCGCGGTAGCGGCCGCGCTGGGGACGGTCGGCGCGCCACACGGGCTGAATCTGGTAGCGCTTGAAGGGAAAGGTGAGCGTGCCCCGGTTCATCACCACGTAGCGGGCGAAGGGCACGGTGAGGTCGTAGCGCAGGCCTTTTTCGGCAATTTTGGGCAGCACTTTCTTGGAGCCAGCCTCCAGGTCTTCGGGCGTTACGGCCGCGTTTTTCTTGTTCAGGAAGTCGCCCGAGTTCAGCACTTTAAACAGCAGCTGGTCGCCCTCGTCGCCGTACTTGCCGGTGAGCACCGACAGGTTTTCCATGGTAGGCGTTTCGAGCGGGGCGTAGCCAAACTTCTCGAATACGCGGCGAATTACGCCAAAAATGTAGTTGCGGCGGGCCACCACGGCCGGGCCAAAGTCGCGGGTGCCTTGCGGAATGCTGGGTTTCTGAACGCTCATCGGATGCCAAAATGTGGCCGCGAAGGTACTCACACTTCCCGGCACTCGGGCAAGGCCTTTGGCGGGCTGGTGGGAAACTACTGCGGCTTGCCCGTAGGGAGGAGCAGGCGGTGAGCATCGAGCAGGGAAGGCACTACCAACGGTGCTTCTTCGGCCGGCAGCTGGGCAAAACGCGCCGCAGCCGCCTCGGGCAAATGGCAGAGCACCAGCTGGCGCTGCTGGCAGCGGAGCGTGAAGTCGTAGGCCAGCAACAGATCCACGGCATCCTCCGGCAGTTCCGTCAGCAGGCTGCAGTCCACGCAGATCAGGCGCTTCTCGCTCCGGCTGGCCCGATGCAGGCCCCGGGCCAGCTTGTGCTGGTCGTTGGGGTCGAAGTCAGGCGCTATAATCAGCAGGTAGCTGTCCGGCAATTGCTCGCGTTGCACATCCATCATGCTGACTATAACGCAGGGTAACAGGGAAAAGTGACAGTGAGCAGTAGTACGGTATGAGGATTTATTCGGTTTGAATATTACTGAAAAATGACATAACGATTTGACAACCAAGATTAAAAATGTGTTATTGAGGTTGCTGATAATTGACAAAATTTTATTCGGTGGGTAAAGTATATAATAGAATTATGCAATTCTTAATAAATTTTGGCGGTCTTCGCACTTGGTTCTGAGTCTGCTCAGGACATGAAAACGCCTAAAACGCGCACCGCCCGACTGGCTGCCTCCGGGCGGAGAGCAGTTCGTCGGGCGGGGTTGTTCGGGTGCATAGCTACCACCAGAACCAAAGGCGAAAGAGGCGGAAAGTAAGCGGAAGTTTAGCCCTGCGGCTGAACAGTAGAGCAGGTTGGGGCCGTAACGGCGGCGGTGGTTTTGGCGGCTTTGCGGGCACCCAGGGGCTGGAGAAGCACATTGCCGACTGCAATGCGAGTTTGCACACCATTGACCAAGATGCGCGGCTGCTGCGGCTTAAAGCCCAGTACCGTAGTGGCCAGCTTGTATTTGCCGAAAGGCACCTTACCTACCTGGAACGAGCCGTCGGCGTTGGTGGCTACCGTGCGAATCACGGCGTTGTCGTCGGCCCGCAGGATGGCTACGGTAGCGCTGGGAATTGGCTCATTGGTTTCGCCGTCGCGCAGCGTGCCGGTGATGGTGCCGTTGTAGAAAGTGCTGGCGGAAAGCTGAAGGCCAGCCAGAACGAAGGTGAAACCCAGAAGGATGCGGTTGATGGCGAAAGTTTTCATAGCTCAGAAAGACAAAGAAGGAGGAGGCGGATTGGGCGAAGGAAGCTGCTGCGGTAGCCGCGGTTCTGCAGCAGAAGCTTCCGAAGGCCCGGAAAAAGAGAAAAAGCAAGTCGGCAGCAGGAAAAGAAGTGGTGCCGAACAAAGACCGGAGGCCGGTTACCCAACGCTGGCGAACAGGACTTTCGCGGGGCTGAGTTGGAAGAACAAATCAAAGGTAATACTTACTACTATGCTTTGCAAGGTACCTTCGATAATTATTTTTTAGTTCTGTTTTTTCAGGCTGGCCAGGAGCGAAGAGCAACTGGCCGGCAAGAGTGAATGAAGCGGGAAAGGGCGCGGAAAACGAAGCGGGAAGCGGGTAAGTGCCTGCGTAGAAAAGCTTTGTTACTCCATTAGATGGGACTTCTTGAATGAGGGTTGCCTGCGGCAGCGTAATTTTTTACAACTTCTTCTGGCCTTGGTAAAAACGAGCAAAACCAGCCGGTTGAGGTAATCCTCGAAAGAATGGCACAAAGGTACAGGGTGCTTGGGGCGGCGTCAACCGCACGATGATGTGAGCAGGCCGGCTCTGGCCATAACATTATCAGGCGGCTTGCTGGTTAGCCCTAACGACATACTGCCGGCCTCCAAAGGAAACCGGCAGTATAACAGCACTAGAAGAAAGAGGGCAACGGAAACACAGCACTCGTATTCGTTGGCCTGGCTGGCGGGCGTGCTTAGCCCCCAAACCCGCCACCGCCTCCCTGCGGCTGGCTTTCAATTTTCTTGGGCGGCTTGGTGGCCCCGATGTACCAGGTGAAGCCCAGCCAGCCCACGCGGGTTTCGTTTTTGTAGCGGTTGCGCACCGTCAGCTCGTCGGTGTTGATTTCGGAGCGGCTCACCTGCGTATCGAAGAGGTCGGAAACCCGCAAGGTGAGGGCGGCGCGGTCCTGGAACAGGCGCTGGCGCAAAGCCAGGTCGAGGCCGCCGTAGGAAAGCTGCCGGCCCTGGGCCGTGAGCGTGGCCGAGCGCCACGAGCCAGTCAGCTGCACATCGAGCGTGGGCCGGGGCGTGAAGTTGCTGCTCAGGCGCACGTTGCCGGCCACCGTGCGGCGGTTGATGCCATTGGAGCCATTGGATGCTACCTCGTTGCGGTACAAAGAGCCCGAGGCCGCTACGCGCCACCACTTCGTGAGCGACTGGTTCCAGGTGGCTTCGGCGCCCAGGTTGGCGGTGTTGCCGAAGTTGCGGTAGGTTTCAGCCGTTACGATGCCAGCCTGATTGAGGCGCGTGGCCATGGTGTCGATTTCGCGCACCCGCTGCACCACGTCCTGCGAAAAGCGTCCGAACAGCGTAGCGGTGATGGAAGCGCCGCCGCTCAGGTTCAGCTGGTGGCCCAGCTCCAGGTTGTGGCTGAACTCGGCCCGCAGCGCCGGGTTGCCCTGGCGGTAGTTGCGGGCGTCCTGGTAGAGTTGGAAGGGCAGTTGCTCCATAAAGTTGGGCCGGTCGATGCGGCGGGCGTAGCTGAGCTGCAGGCGCTGCTGGCCGGGTTCCTTACCTAGCTCCTTGGCCAGCGTAGCCGACGGAAACAAGCTCAGGTAATCGAGTCCTACGCGGCCGGTGCCGCCTTTCACGGTGCCGCTCAGGTTGGTGTATTCGGTGCGCAGGCCGCTTTGCAGGTTGTAGCCGTGGCCCAGGGTGCGCTGGTACGTCACGTAGGCGGCGGGCAGCACTTCCTGAATGTTGTACTCCACGGAGCGGGCTGCGTCGCGCTCAAACTCGGTGGGCCGGTCAGTGGGCGCCGTAAACAGGGCCGCGGTGCCGTGGTTGTCGGTGGTCTGTATTTTCAGGCCGGTTTCCAGCTTGCCGTTGGCCAGTGGGTGCGTGTAGTCCAGCGTGCCGTACAGGATGCGCGCATCAACGGCAAACTCCTGGCGCTGGGTGGGCGCGTTGCTCAGCTGCTGAGTGAAGGGCACCTCACCCGTGATGGAAACGAAGCCGGCGTTGGCGGTTAGCTCGCGGCCTTTCTGCTTGGCCCAGGTGCGGCGGTAAGAAGCATCGGTGTTCCACACGCGCACATCCACATCTACGCGCTGCTGGCCCAGTTGATCGGGCTTGCTCTCCCCGTCAATTTTGGTAGTCAGTGTTTGGCGGTTGAAGCCCTTTTCGCCTTCCTTCGACGGCGACACGCTGAAACTCAGGCTTTGCTCGTCGCTCAGCTCGTAGTCCACGCCCAGGTTCAGGGAGTGGTTGATGCGCCGCTCGGTGCCGTTGCCTTCCTGGGTGGTTTCGATGAGGGTGCCATCTTCGAGGCGGGCGGTTTGGGCTCCCCGGGAGTTGTCGGAGAAGCGCTGGTCGCGGCCGTTGTAGCCGAAGTTCCAGGTGGCTTTGCCCCGGCGGCGGCTCAGGTTCAGGGTGGGGGCGTACTTGTTGCCGTTGCCCGCTACCAGTCCGATCTGGCCGTTGGTGCCTTCCTTCTTATCCTTCTTGGTGATGATGTTGATGACGCCGGCGCCCGAGGCGTCGTATTTGGCCGAGGGGTTCGTCATTATCTCCACCTGCGAAATGCGTGAGGCAGGGAGCTGGTCGAGGCGGGGTCCCGAGCCGGCGCCGCCGTTGCTGGTGCCGGCAGGCTTGCCGTCAATGAGAATAGTAAGGTTGGAGGAGCCGCGCAAGCTCACAGTGCCATTGGCGTCTACCGCTACCGAGGGCACATTCTGCAGCACGTTCACGGCCGTGCCGCCCACGCTGCTTAGGTCTTTCTCTACGTTGATGACGCGCTTGCCCAGGTCGTTCTGCACGGTTTCCTTCTGGCCCGTCACCGTCACGCCTTTCAGTTGCGTGGTGATGGGGGCAAGCGAAAAAGAGCCCAGCCGTGCATCCGGGGCCGTGGTGGTAAGCGTTACCGTGCGGCGCACCGGCTGGTAGCCGATAACCGAGGTTTTCACCAGGTACTTGCCCATGCCCAGCGAGGCCAGCGTGAAGGTGCCGTTTTCGCCGGTTTCGGCGCCCGCCACAAAGGTGGAATCCTGGGCGCGCAGCACGACTACGTTGGCAAACGGTACGGGCTGCTTGTTGCTTTGGTCGAGCAGGGTGCCGCTGACGGAGCCCGTGGGTTGCTGCTGGGCGGCGGCGGCCAGCGGAAAGAACATAGTGAGGAGGCCCAGGCCCCGCAGGGTCCGGTAGAGAGGTAGCTGAGTTTTCATCGGAAAAAGGGAGGTTGGAAGGGCGAAGAAGGCAAAGGGAGGCCGCCCCAACGGCCGCGGCTCCGTTGGAAAGGGTGTTTGCCCGGAATGTAGACACGAGTAGCAGGGGCACTACCTGCTTAGAGCAGGAGCGCCGGAAAGCCAGTTCCCAAGGGGCGCCGCCGGAACCAGAGGTTTCCGGGAGGGCGCCGCGCTACCTGGCCCGATTGGCGCAGGGTAGGAGGGGCAGCCGGGGCGGGAAGTAAAAGCAGCGCCGCCGGGGTATTTGCGAATCAATAAGCCAAAGGTAACAGAAGGTACTATGCAACGCAAGGTACTTGTTGAAAATATTTTTTGGCTACTCGATTTTGCTCTGCTGTCTTTGGCAAGCACCTGGTAAAACCGGGTGCTGCTGCGCGCCCATCTTAACCTTATAAAGAGCCAGATGGACAAGCCCACAGAGCCGTTGCCTGACCAAGGAAAAAAGCCGCCGCACGCCGGCCAATGGCGGTGTCCGGTACCCTAAAAAGGCCTGCGCAATTCCGAACACCCTGTCCGTAATCGGACAGTTTTTTACTGCCGATAGCAAGGTATTAGGTAGATAAATAATTGAAAGATTGGTTTTTATAAAACTGGCACTTCGCTTGGCTAGGGTAGGGCATAACCTCTACACGACCGAACGAAAATGGACAGAGCTATTTCCTCCGCTATTCAAAACCGCCGCGTCCGCCAGCGCTGGCTGCTGGTGCTGGCTGGCGTGCTGGTAGTAGCCGCCGCGTTGTGGGGCTTCCGCAGCGTGCTGCGCCCCAGCATCAACCAGGCTGATCTGCTCACCACTACCGTCGAAACCGGCGACGTGGAAGCCACCATTACGGCGGCCGGGCTGGTTATTCCGGCTCGGGAGGCCGTTGTCACCAGCCCTATTCAGTCGACCATCCGGCGGGTGCTGCTCACGGCCGGCGACGAGGTGAAGCCCGGCCAGCCCATTGTGGAGCTCGATAAGGAAATGACGTCTTCCAGCCTGGCTAAGCTCCAGGACGAGCAACTCCAGAACCAGAATAAGAGCACTGTGCTGCAACTTTCCCTGGAGCGCAGCCTCAACGACCTGGAAGCCCAGGAGCAGGTGCAGCAGGAGAAAGTGCGCAGCCTGCAGTCGGCCCTGCGCGACGAGCAGCACCTGCTGAGCATTGGCTCGGGTACTCAGGAAAACGTGCGCCAGGCCGAGCTCAACCTGAAAATTGCCCAGCTGGAGCTGCAGAAGGTGCGTCGCCAGATAGCCAACCAGCGCCGCTCCAACCAGGCCGATGAGCGGGGTCTGGGCTATACTCGCCAGATTCAGGCCCGCAGCATTGCCGAGCTGGCCCGCGAGCTGCAGCAGGCCACCATCAGCGCCGACCAGGCCGGGGTGCTTACGTGGGTGAGCGAGGACGTGGGTGGGGCCGTGAGCAAGGGCCAAGTGCTGGCCCGCGTGGCCGACCTGAGCTCCTACCGGGTGCGCGCCACCGTGGCCGACACCTACGCCGACTCCCTGCACGTGGGCGACGCCGTGCGTGTGCGCCTTGGCGGCACTGATTTAGCCGGCACTATTGCCTCCATCAGCCCGGCCGTGGAGAAGGGCGTGGTCACGTTCTACGCCCGCCTGCGCGAAAACCACCACCCCGTGCTGCGCGCCAACCAGCGGGCCGAAGTGTACGTGGTGACGCGGGCTCACCCCCGGGTAACGCGCGTGAAAAACGGGCCCTTCTACCAGGGTGGCCGCGAGCAGTCGGTGTTTGTGCTGCAGGATGGCCGCGCCGTGCGCCGCACCGTGCGCTTCGGCGACGCCAACTTCGACTATGTGCAGGTAGTGCAGGGCCTGCGCCCCGGCGAGGAGCTCATCCTCACCAATATGAAGGACTACGAGCAAGTAAACGAGCTGTCCGTTTCGGCCAACTAGCAGCGGGCAACTGACAACTGGCAACTGATTTTTCCGCCGCTTCTGCTTTTCTGAGTTATGAAAACCTCTGCTTTTTACCTGGAAGTATTACGCCTCTGGAGTTTGCTGCTGGCCATTGTGAGCCTGCTGCTGGGCGCGGTCATCAGCGCCTCGGCTCAAGCCCCGACCCTCACGCTGCCCCAGGCTATTGAGCTTACTCTGGCGCAGTCGGCCGTGGCCAAGCAGGCCGTGACGGCCCGCGAAACCAGCTACTGGCAGTACCGCTCCTTCCGCGCTGACTATAAGCCCCAACTGGCTCTGGAAGGCGTACTGCCCGACTATAGCCGCTCCATTCTGGCCGTGACGCAGCCCGACGGCACGACTGATTTTCGGGCCGTGCGCATCAACACTTCTTACCTGGCTACCACGGCCACCCAAGCCATTGGCTTCACGGGCGGCAAAATCACGGTGGGCTCCACGCTCCAGCGCTTCGATAATCTTGAGGGCAAGCAGCGCCTTTACAACAGCAGCCCCGTAGCCCTGGGCTTCTTGCAGCCCATCGGGGCCTTCAACGCGCTGAGCTGGAACAAGCGCATCGAGCCGCTGCGCTACCAGGAATCGGGTCGCCAGTATGCCCAGGACCGCGAAACTATTGCCCAACGCGTGACGGAGCTCTACTTCGACGTGCTGCTGCAGCAGGTGAATGCCGACGTAGCCCGCCAGAACCGCCAGGCCAGCGCCGACATGCTGCGCATGGGCCGGGAGCGGTATAAGCTAGGCCGCCTTTCCGAAAACGACCTGCTCTTGCTGGAGTTGAACCTGCTCGGCGCCGAGCAGGCCGAGCTTCAGGCCGGGGTAGAATCCCGCCAGGCGGCCGTGCAGCTCACGAGCTACGCCGGCCTCACGCTGGACCCCGCCGTTCCCCTGGTCGTGCCAGCTTTGCTACCCGCCCTGCAGGTTTCGGCCGACGATGCCCTGGCCCAGGCCCGCCGCTACCGCCGCGAAACGCTGCTGTTTCAGCGGCGCCTGCTCGAAGCCGACCGCGGCGTGGCCCAGGCCAAAGGCACCACCGGCTTTCAGGCCAGCCTTTCGGCCGGTTTCGGGCTGGCCAGCAGTGCCGACCAGCTGGGCCGTAGCTACGTGAACCCCAACGACCAGCAGCAGGTGCGCCTGGGCTTCTCCATGCCGATTGTGGATTGGGGCAAGACGCGCGCCGCCGTGAAAACCGCCGAGCTCAGCCGCCAGCAGGTGCAGCAGCAAGTGCAGCAGGAGCAGCTCACCTTCGAGCAGACCGTGCGCGCCCAGGCCACCCAGCTCGGGGCGCTAAACCAGCAGCTTGCCCTGGCTTCCCGCGCCGATTCCCTGGCCCAGCGCCGTTACGCCATCAGCCGGGCCACCTACCAGGTGGGCCGCATTTCCCTCACCGACCTCAACATTGCCCAGAGCGAAAAGGACCGCGCCAAGCGCGCCTACATTGCCGCGCTACGGGCCTGTTGGGTAGCCTACTACCAGCTGCGTACCCTCACCCTCTACGACTTTGAGCACCAGCAGCCGCTGGTGGTGGAAGGGTAGGAGGGAATGTTATTGCATCTGCTCAATATGGGATTTGCTTATCAGATACTGCTCCCGGGTACAGACACTTATACTTTGATTGCCTTCACGACCCCGGTAAAGTATAACGCAATAGTCGGTATCCTTGTAGAAACGAAAATAGCCTTTGGTCAAAGTAGTGTGAAAGTCGCCATCAGCGGTAAGGTGGGCAGCAGAGAGTTGCTGGAGCAGTGCTCTAAAACACTGTCTGGCGGGGTTAACACTGTATTCCACACGGTTAGTGGTCATACTCTCACCACTAAAATGAGTGAGAAACTGCCCGCTATTCCCGTTAGTGTTATCCAGCCAACGGATTTTGCTTCCTCCAACGTCGCCATAAGTAAAGCCGCGCTGCATCATAAACGCATCTTCTGCCCCAAGCTGCCGGCCTAACAGACTACGCATATCCTGCAACGATAAACATTGGGCCTGTCCTTCTAGCCCTGCACAAATCAACCATAGCATAAGTAAGAATCTGTACATCGGTTGGAGTGGTAGTGGATTGGATAGCCTGTAAAACACGGTAGTTGGCGCAAAGCCGGGCGGTAGTCCGGCTTTGTGCTTTTTTTCAGTTCTGCAAAATGTGGACATCAATATGTTCTTTCCCGACTTATTTCCGAACACCTTGTCCGTTTTTGGACAGATTATTTACAGAGTAATATAATGATTTACAAGGTAAAGTTCTTTAAATCAATTGTTTATTAAAATGGCACGCGGCTTGGCTACTTACCAGGCAGGAAGGGCTCCGATAGTGCAAAACCGGACACTTCTTCCGCCCATAGCAAGCAACTCCCTTCCTTCTCTCTCCCTAAACAAACCAGCCAGCCCCATGACCACGATGACTGCCCAACCAAACCACCTGACGGCTGCCCAGGCCACGGCTACCGCCCCGGCGCCTGCTCAGCCTATCATCCAGCTCACCGACATTGAAAAGGTGTACCAGACCAGCACCGTGGAAACGCTGGCGCTGAACCGCGTGAACCTGACCATCAACCAGGGCGAGTTTGTGAGCATCATGGGCCCCTCGGGCTGCGGCAAATCCACGCTGCTCAGCATCATGGGGCTGCTCGACGAGCCCACGCACGGTACCGTTACGCTGTCGGGCCGGGCCGTGACGTCGTACTCCGACCGAGAGCTGGCCGACCTGCGCAACCAGCGCCTAGGCTTCGTGTTCCAGAGCTACCACCTCATCAACGACCTCTCGGTGCTCGACAACGTGGAGCTGCCGCTGCTTTACCGCAAGGGGGTGTCGGGCAAGGAGCGGCGGCAGCGCGCCCTGGCCGCCCTCGACAAAGTGGGCCTGAACGCCCGCACCAGCCACTTTCCCAGTCAGCTTTCGGGTGGGCAGCGCCAGCGCGTGGCCATTGCCCGCGCCCTGGTAGGCCAGCCCGACATCATCCTGGCCGACGAACCCACCGGTAACCTCGACTCGGTGATGGGGGAGGAGATTATGGACCTGCTGCTGACCCTGAACCGCCGCGACAACACCACCATCGTGATGGTCACCCACGACGAGCAGCAGGCCCTCAAAACCGAGCGCATCATCCGCTTCTTCGACGGCAGCCAGGTGAAGTAGCGTTTCTGGTTTCTAGTTGCTGGTTTCTGGTTGGCAGCGGAGACAAACAACCAGGAACAAGAAACTAGAAACCAGCAACTAGAAACTTTCCCTACCGAGCTATGAAAACGACTTCCACCGCCCTGCTTTCCGAAACCGCGCTGCTGGCCGACTGCTGCCGCGGCAACGCCCGCGCCCAGCGCCTGCTCTATGACCGGCTGGCGCCTAAAATGCTGGCTGCCTGCCGCCGCTACCTGCGTAACCCCGACGACGCCGAGGAAGCCATGATGACCGGCTTCGTGAAGGTGTTCCGGGGCCTGGGCAGCTTCCGCCACGAGGGCTCCTTCGAAGGCTGGGTGCGCCGCATTATGGTGCGCGAGTGCCTGAACGTGCTGGGCCGCCACGAGCCCCTGCTGCTGACCCTCGACGATTGCCCCAGTCTGGCGCCCGCCCTGCCCGCCGCAGCCGAAACCGACCTACAGGCGGCCGACCTGCTGGCTTTGGTGCAGGGGCTGCCCGTCGGCTACCGCACCGTGTTCAACCTGTTTGCGCTGGAAGGCTACAACCACCCCGAAATAGCCGCGCTGCTAGGCATTTCGGAGGGCACCAGCAAGTCGCAGCTGAGCAAGGCCCGCGCCCTGCTGCAGCGCCGCGTGGCGGCGCTTTTCCTTTCCTCCACTCCCGAAACCTGCCTTCGCTATGCTGCTTAGCTATCTGAAAATTGCCTGGAAGGTGCTGCTGCGCCGCAAGTTCTTCACCGCCATCAGCCTGTTTGGCATTTCCTTCACCCTCATGATTCTGCTCGTGCTGGTGGCCGTGGTCGACCACTTCAGCGGGGCCCACGCCCCCGAGAAGCGCCTCGACCAGATGGCCTTCGTGAATTCCCTGCGGGAGCGGTTCAAGGACGGCGGCTCCAACAACATGCCCGTGAGTGCCTACTTCATCGACAAGTACGTGCGCACCCTCAAAACGCCCGAGCTGGTGGCCCTCACCTCGATAACGAATGCCGCCACCTCCTTCGCCAACAACCAGACCCTGACGCTGGACGTGCGCTACACCGATGCCAACTTCTGGCGCCTGATGGACTTTGAGTTTCTGGATGGTCGTCCGTTTTCGGCCGCTGAAACCGACCAGCGCAGCCGCGTGTGCGTTATCAACCAGCACACGGCCCGCACTTACTTCGGCACCGAGAAAGGAGTAGCCGGCCGCACCCTCGAAATCGGGCCCTACACCTACCGCATTACCGGCGTAGTGCCCGATGTACCCGTGATGCGCCTCTACTCCAGCTCCGACGTGTGGGTGCCCTACACTCTGAGCAACGAGCTATTTGGTGACCAGCGCCTGGAAGGCGCGTTTATGGCCATTATGCTAGCTCCCTCTGCCAGTCAGGTGCCAGCCATGCGCCAGGAGTTTGAGCAGGTTGCCAGGCGCATTCCGCTGCCCGATCCGCAGCGCTTCGACAAGCTCTCCGTGCACGCCGACCCGGCCCTGGCCAGCGTAGTGCGCCAGCTGACGAGCAGCCAGGAAAAGGAATCCGATGGGATGGAGCTGTTTCTGAGCGTGTGTGGGGGGCTGGCGCTGCTGTTTATGCTGCTGCCTGCCCTGAACCTGGTGAACCTGAACGTGACGCGGATTTTGGAGCGCAGCAGCGAGATTGGGGTGCGTAAGGCCTTCGGTGCCTCGCGCCGGGTGCTGGTAGGCCAGTTCCTGGTCGAAAATATTGTGCTGGCCCTGCTGGGCGGCGTGCTGGGCCTGGGCCTGGCGTCCGTGGTGCTGTACATCCTCAACGAGTCGCAGTTTATTGCCTACTCCCACTTTGGATTGAGCTGGAGCGCCTTCGCGGCGGGGCTGGGCCTCACGCTGGTGTTTGGGCTGATGAGCGGGGTATACCCGGCCTGGAAAATGGCCCGCCTCAACCCCGTAACGGCGCTGCGTGGCAGCGGAGCCGGGCCGCGCTAGCCGCCCGGGTTTCTTCCTTACCTTCCTTTTCTTCCGGCCATGATTCGTCATTTATTTCGCCTGATCTGGAACCGCAAGCGCACCAACGTGCTGCTGCTGTCCGAAATCTTCTTCTCCTTCGTGGTGCTCTTCGGGGTGGCCACCATTTTCATCGGCTTCGGCCGCAACTACGTGCTGCCCCGGGGCTTTGCCCACGAGCAGGTATGGCGCTTGAACATTGCCGCCGGGCAGGGCGAGAAAATGCCCCACCCCCAGCTCGACGACGTGCTGCGCCAGGTGCGCGCTCTGCCCGGCGTGCAGGAGCTTACCCTTACCAGTCAGAACACGCCCTTCCGCTTTATCACCATGAACGGGGAGTTTGAGGCCGGTAAAAACAAGATGGACAACGTAGACCGCTACGATGCCGACGACCGGTATGCGGCCACTATGGGTCTGCAGCTGCTGGAAGGCCGCTGGTTCCAGCCCTCCGACGACGCTTCCACGCGTCGGCCGGCCGTCATCAGCCGCAACATGCGCGAAAAGCTGTTTGGCGACGCGCCGCGCGTGGTGGGCCAGGTAGTCCGGGAAAGCGCGGGACCCGGCACCGAGACCAGAACGGAGTTTCAGGTAGTGGGCGTAACGGAAAACGTGCGTCCTCATAGCGACTTCGACGGTGAGGCTCCTTCGATGTGGATGCGCCTGCAGCCTCACGATACCACCCGGTGGGAAGGCGCCACCGTGCTGGTGCGCGTGGCCCCCGGCCAGGGTGCCGAGCTGCAGCAGAAGATGGTGCACACCATAGCCGGCGTCACCCGCAAGTGGAGCACCCAGGTATACGCCCTGGAAACCGACCGCCTCGACAAGCTCAAAATCACCGTGGCACCGCTGGCCGCCCTGGCCGTG belongs to Hymenobacter sp. J193 and includes:
- a CDS encoding ABC transporter permease, with the translated sequence MLLSYLKIAWKVLLRRKFFTAISLFGISFTLMILLVLVAVVDHFSGAHAPEKRLDQMAFVNSLRERFKDGGSNNMPVSAYFIDKYVRTLKTPELVALTSITNAATSFANNQTLTLDVRYTDANFWRLMDFEFLDGRPFSAAETDQRSRVCVINQHTARTYFGTEKGVAGRTLEIGPYTYRITGVVPDVPVMRLYSSSDVWVPYTLSNELFGDQRLEGAFMAIMLAPSASQVPAMRQEFEQVARRIPLPDPQRFDKLSVHADPALASVVRQLTSSQEKESDGMELFLSVCGGLALLFMLLPALNLVNLNVTRILERSSEIGVRKAFGASRRVLVGQFLVENIVLALLGGVLGLGLASVVLYILNESQFIAYSHFGLSWSAFAAGLGLTLVFGLMSGVYPAWKMARLNPVTALRGSGAGPR
- a CDS encoding TolC family protein, with product MKTSAFYLEVLRLWSLLLAIVSLLLGAVISASAQAPTLTLPQAIELTLAQSAVAKQAVTARETSYWQYRSFRADYKPQLALEGVLPDYSRSILAVTQPDGTTDFRAVRINTSYLATTATQAIGFTGGKITVGSTLQRFDNLEGKQRLYNSSPVALGFLQPIGAFNALSWNKRIEPLRYQESGRQYAQDRETIAQRVTELYFDVLLQQVNADVARQNRQASADMLRMGRERYKLGRLSENDLLLLELNLLGAEQAELQAGVESRQAAVQLTSYAGLTLDPAVPLVVPALLPALQVSADDALAQARRYRRETLLFQRRLLEADRGVAQAKGTTGFQASLSAGFGLASSADQLGRSYVNPNDQQQVRLGFSMPIVDWGKTRAAVKTAELSRQQVQQQVQQEQLTFEQTVRAQATQLGALNQQLALASRADSLAQRRYAISRATYQVGRISLTDLNIAQSEKDRAKRAYIAALRACWVAYYQLRTLTLYDFEHQQPLVVEG
- a CDS encoding carboxypeptidase-like regulatory domain-containing protein, translating into MKTFAINRILLGFTFVLAGLQLSASTFYNGTITGTLRDGETNEPIPSATVAILRADDNAVIRTVATNADGSFQVGKVPFGKYKLATTVLGFKPQQPRILVNGVQTRIAVGNVLLQPLGARKAAKTTAAVTAPTCSTVQPQG
- a CDS encoding RNA polymerase sigma factor, encoding MKTTSTALLSETALLADCCRGNARAQRLLYDRLAPKMLAACRRYLRNPDDAEEAMMTGFVKVFRGLGSFRHEGSFEGWVRRIMVRECLNVLGRHEPLLLTLDDCPSLAPALPAAAETDLQAADLLALVQGLPVGYRTVFNLFALEGYNHPEIAALLGISEGTSKSQLSKARALLQRRVAALFLSSTPETCLRYAA
- a CDS encoding outer membrane beta-barrel protein, which translates into the protein MKTQLPLYRTLRGLGLLTMFFPLAAAAQQQPTGSVSGTLLDQSNKQPVPFANVVVLRAQDSTFVAGAETGENGTFTLASLGMGKYLVKTSVIGYQPVRRTVTLTTTAPDARLGSFSLAPITTQLKGVTVTGQKETVQNDLGKRVINVEKDLSSVGGTAVNVLQNVPSVAVDANGTVSLRGSSNLTILIDGKPAGTSNGGAGSGPRLDQLPASRISQVEIMTNPSAKYDASGAGVINIITKKDKKEGTNGQIGLVAGNGNKYAPTLNLSRRRGKATWNFGYNGRDQRFSDNSRGAQTARLEDGTLIETTQEGNGTERRINHSLNLGVDYELSDEQSLSFSVSPSKEGEKGFNRQTLTTKIDGESKPDQLGQQRVDVDVRVWNTDASYRRTWAKQKGRELTANAGFVSITGEVPFTQQLSNAPTQRQEFAVDARILYGTLDYTHPLANGKLETGLKIQTTDNHGTAALFTAPTDRPTEFERDAARSVEYNIQEVLPAAYVTYQRTLGHGYNLQSGLRTEYTNLSGTVKGGTGRVGLDYLSLFPSATLAKELGKEPGQQRLQLSYARRIDRPNFMEQLPFQLYQDARNYRQGNPALRAEFSHNLELGHQLNLSGGASITATLFGRFSQDVVQRVREIDTMATRLNQAGIVTAETYRNFGNTANLGAEATWNQSLTKWWRVAASGSLYRNEVASNGSNGINRRTVAGNVRLSSNFTPRPTLDVQLTGSWRSATLTAQGRQLSYGGLDLALRQRLFQDRAALTLRVSDLFDTQVSRSEINTDELTVRNRYKNETRVGWLGFTWYIGATKPPKKIESQPQGGGGGFGG
- a CDS encoding ABC transporter ATP-binding protein, with the translated sequence MIQLTDIEKVYQTSTVETLALNRVNLTINQGEFVSIMGPSGCGKSTLLSIMGLLDEPTHGTVTLSGRAVTSYSDRELADLRNQRLGFVFQSYHLINDLSVLDNVELPLLYRKGVSGKERRQRALAALDKVGLNARTSHFPSQLSGGQRQRVAIARALVGQPDIILADEPTGNLDSVMGEEIMDLLLTLNRRDNTTIVMVTHDEQQALKTERIIRFFDGSQVK
- a CDS encoding efflux RND transporter periplasmic adaptor subunit, with protein sequence MDRAISSAIQNRRVRQRWLLVLAGVLVVAAALWGFRSVLRPSINQADLLTTTVETGDVEATITAAGLVIPAREAVVTSPIQSTIRRVLLTAGDEVKPGQPIVELDKEMTSSSLAKLQDEQLQNQNKSTVLQLSLERSLNDLEAQEQVQQEKVRSLQSALRDEQHLLSIGSGTQENVRQAELNLKIAQLELQKVRRQIANQRRSNQADERGLGYTRQIQARSIAELARELQQATISADQAGVLTWVSEDVGGAVSKGQVLARVADLSSYRVRATVADTYADSLHVGDAVRVRLGGTDLAGTIASISPAVEKGVVTFYARLRENHHPVLRANQRAEVYVVTRAHPRVTRVKNGPFYQGGREQSVFVLQDGRAVRRTVRFGDANFDYVQVVQGLRPGEELILTNMKDYEQVNELSVSAN